A part of Pectinophora gossypiella chromosome Z, ilPecGoss1.1, whole genome shotgun sequence genomic DNA contains:
- the LOC126380592 gene encoding uncharacterized protein LOC126380592, whose amino-acid sequence MPVLESCWSPCIWSSNVKTGSRAVAAYTAAMSVVLITFIVYQMCGGDSTQLWNPLFEADVRGSLQVFGIIFIVILITLIVSSILMVVGMDIWMRGLLLPWMITMGLIIVFQLIFGLWLLGGYYIYLDATFAALLDFLWMAYNIYCWLCVLSQYQIILAMQSPNIEILVEY is encoded by the exons ATGCCTGTGCTCGAGTCGTGCTGGTCGCCATGCATTTGGTCGTCAAATGTGAAGACCGGAAGCCGGGCGGTGGCTGCTTATACAGCCGCGATGAGCGTGGTCCTCATCACGTTCATCGTGTACCAGATGTGCGGAGGAGACTCCACGCAACTCTGGAACCCACTGTTTGAAGCTGATGTTAGAGGAT CCCTGCAAGTATTTGGAATAATCTTTATAGTTATTCTAATCACCCTCATTGTGTCTTCTATTCTAATG GTTGTCGGCATGGACATATGGATGCGTGGATTGTTATTACCATGGATGATCACTATGGGCCTCATTATAGTCTTCCAGTTAATATTCGGATTGTGGCTCCTTGGCGGTTACTACATCTAT CTGGATGCTACATTCGCTGCACTTCTTGACTTCCTGTGGATGGCATACAAC atctACTGTTGGCTCTGCGTCTTGTCTCAATACCAGATTATCCTCGCGATGCAGTCTCCCAATATCGAGATTTTAGTTGAATACTAG